A stretch of Eleutherodactylus coqui strain aEleCoq1 chromosome 9, aEleCoq1.hap1, whole genome shotgun sequence DNA encodes these proteins:
- the NRSN1 gene encoding neurensin-1: MSSCADICGSKQSQNTPEGAYHRYGVRSYLHQFYEDCTASIWEYDDDFQIQRSPSRWSSIIWKVGLILGVALMLTGVTVLSVGFLMSPKVEAFGEDDFFVVDSHAVQFNGALDICKLAGAIMFCIGGTTLAACLLMSAFAKSYSKEEKYLQQKFKERIADLKAHVHPVTKAPAPGESKIPVTLSKVQNVQPSSET, translated from the exons ATGAGTTCGTGCGCTGACATCTGTGGGTCCAAGCAGTCCCAAAATACTCCCGAAGGAGCTTACCATCGCTATGGAGTTCGGTCCTATCTGCACCAATTCTATGAGGACTGCACAGCTTCAATATGGGAATATGATGATGATTTTCAGATACAGAGATCGCCTAGTAGGTGGAGCTCAATTATCTGGAAG GTCGGACTCATATTGGGCGTTGCCCTCATGCTGACAGGTGTAACGGTACTTTCAGTTGGGTTTCTGATGTCACCAAAAGTGGAAGCCTTTGGAGAAGATGATTTTTTTGTGGTGGATAGCCATGCAGTTCAATTCAATGGAGCTCTTGATATTTGTAAATTGGCAGGCGCAATCATGTTTTGCATTGGAGGAACTAcattagcagcatgtctgttaaTGTCTGCTTTTGCTAAAAGTTACTCCAAAGAAGAGAAGTATCTTCAACAAAAATTTAAAGAAAGAATAGCAGACCTTAAAGCTCATGTGCACCCCGTGACGAAAGCCCCGGCTCCTGGAGAATCAAAGATACCTGTCACTCTATCCAAGGTTCAAAATGTCCAACCTTCATCTGAAACCTGA